One stretch of Cyanobacteria bacterium GSL.Bin1 DNA includes these proteins:
- a CDS encoding low molecular weight phosphotyrosine protein phosphatase has translation MPYQLLFVCLGNICRSPSAENIMRYLIETEGLTHEIICDSAGTGDYHIGKLPDPRMRSAAQKRGIQLDGRARQFHPSDFDKYDLILAMDRENYWSLIALDPHKKYRDKIQMMCDYVRNYQDREVPDPYYGESDGFNYVIDLLLDACGGLLEDIKKFGNIKDLTS, from the coding sequence ATGCCTTACCAACTCCTCTTTGTCTGTTTGGGGAATATTTGTCGGTCTCCTTCGGCAGAAAATATCATGCGCTATCTAATCGAAACCGAAGGGCTAACTCATGAAATTATTTGCGACTCGGCGGGAACAGGAGACTATCATATTGGTAAACTCCCGGATCCTCGTATGAGAAGTGCTGCCCAAAAGAGGGGAATTCAATTAGACGGAAGGGCACGTCAATTTCATCCCAGTGACTTTGACAAATATGATTTAATCTTAGCCATGGATCGAGAGAATTATTGGTCATTAATTGCCCTTGATCCTCATAAAAAATATCGAGACAAAATCCAAATGATGTGCGATTACGTTCGCAATTATCAAGATCGGGAAGTTCCCGACCCTTATTATGGCGAAAGCGATGGCTTTAATTATGTTATTGATCTGCTATTAGATGCCTGTGGGGGACTATTAGAAGATATAAAAAAATTCGGCAATATTAAAGACTTGACAAGCTAA
- a CDS encoding HAD-IA family hydrolase, which translates to MNTQIIIFDFDGTIADTKETVIAITNRLAPEFGFSPLNEIEIARYQDLTAREIIQESRVSWWKIPFLIQRVKRELKQEIPTIQPIAGMETALEELKAYQFQLGIITSNSEDNASQFLRQHGLLHYFNFIESSFHLLGKDKVIQRLLRQKKVSPEVVTYVGDETRDIEAARKSGVRMIAVSWGFNSVAALTKGEPDALIHHPSELPYVMTAYAYQSHLKSVHFRD; encoded by the coding sequence ATGAATACTCAAATTATTATTTTTGATTTTGATGGCACGATCGCGGATACTAAAGAAACTGTCATTGCAATTACCAATCGTTTAGCACCCGAATTTGGTTTTTCTCCTTTAAATGAAATCGAGATTGCTCGTTATCAAGATCTAACAGCCCGGGAAATTATTCAAGAATCGCGGGTATCTTGGTGGAAAATTCCTTTCTTAATTCAACGGGTTAAACGGGAACTCAAGCAAGAAATTCCAACCATTCAACCCATTGCTGGTATGGAAACCGCTTTGGAAGAATTAAAAGCATATCAATTTCAGCTTGGTATTATTACTTCCAATTCTGAAGACAATGCCAGTCAATTTTTAAGGCAACATGGGCTCTTACATTACTTTAATTTCATTGAGAGCAGTTTTCACTTATTGGGTAAAGATAAAGTAATTCAACGGTTATTGCGTCAAAAAAAAGTTTCTCCGGAAGTAGTAACTTATGTGGGTGATGAAACCCGTGATATTGAAGCAGCGCGAAAAAGCGGAGTTAGAATGATTGCGGTGAGTTGGGGATTCAATTCTGTCGCTGCTTTAACAAAAGGGGAACCGGATGCGTTAATTCATCATCCCAGTGAACTGCCCTATGTCATGACCGCTTACGCTTATCAATCCCATTTAAAATCAGTTCATTTTCGAGATTAA
- a CDS encoding acetate/propionate family kinase, translated as MKILVLNAGSSSQKSSLYYIPEDSRSRDVITLLWTGSIDFSQQQGSAQLKVESNGIVFEDNQQTEERLVAMEGLFNTLCEGDTAVLASWEEIDFVGHRVVHGGSQYQQPTWITEEVKSAIAQLSSLAPNHNPANLQGIERMEKLLPKVGQVAVFDTAFHSQIPTASAIYPLPYQWYEEGIQRYGFHGISHEYCAQKTAQLLDQPLDKLKLVTCHLGNGASLAAVQNGHSIDTTMGFTPLEGLMMGTRCGSIDPGIIIHLLREKGFSADELDTTLNKESGLKGLSGISGDMRTVTEAMAENHRAQLAFETYIHHLCRQIGAMVASLQGLDVLVFTAGVGENSAIVRQETCQRLGYLGVEIDPEKNQNRPQNEDIATVNSAVRVLVLQTNEDSAIAQTVWQLAQGKNI; from the coding sequence ATGAAAATTTTAGTTTTAAATGCGGGTTCAAGCAGTCAAAAAAGTTCACTGTACTACATTCCAGAGGATAGCCGTTCTCGGGATGTAATTACTTTGTTATGGACGGGCAGTATTGATTTTAGTCAGCAACAGGGAAGCGCCCAACTGAAAGTTGAAAGTAATGGCATTGTGTTTGAAGACAATCAGCAAACCGAGGAGCGCTTGGTGGCAATGGAAGGCTTATTTAATACGCTTTGTGAAGGGGATACAGCGGTTTTAGCCTCTTGGGAAGAAATTGATTTTGTCGGTCATCGGGTCGTGCATGGCGGTAGCCAGTACCAACAGCCGACGTGGATAACAGAAGAAGTGAAAAGCGCGATCGCGCAATTAAGTTCCCTTGCCCCTAATCATAATCCGGCGAACTTGCAAGGGATTGAGAGGATGGAAAAATTGCTTCCGAAAGTTGGACAAGTGGCAGTTTTTGACACTGCTTTCCATAGTCAAATCCCAACCGCATCCGCAATCTATCCTCTCCCTTATCAGTGGTATGAAGAAGGCATCCAGCGCTATGGCTTCCACGGAATTAGTCATGAATATTGTGCCCAAAAAACGGCTCAACTTTTGGATCAACCCTTAGACAAGTTAAAATTAGTGACCTGTCACCTCGGTAATGGCGCATCTCTGGCGGCAGTGCAAAATGGACACAGCATTGATACTACAATGGGTTTTACTCCCCTCGAAGGCTTAATGATGGGAACTCGCTGCGGTTCCATTGATCCGGGTATTATTATCCATCTCTTGCGAGAAAAAGGATTTAGTGCCGATGAACTAGATACCACGCTGAACAAAGAATCGGGCTTAAAAGGACTTTCCGGCATTTCTGGGGATATGCGCACTGTCACCGAAGCAATGGCAGAAAACCATCGCGCCCAACTCGCTTTTGAAACCTATATTCATCACCTCTGCCGGCAAATTGGGGCAATGGTTGCCAGTTTACAAGGCTTAGATGTGCTGGTGTTTACCGCTGGTGTTGGAGAAAACTCAGCCATTGTCCGTCAAGAAACCTGTCAACGCCTCGGGTATCTCGGGGTGGAAATTGATCCAGAGAAAAATCAAAATCGTCCCCAAAATGAAGACATTGCCACCGTCAACTCAGCCGTGCGAGTATTGGTCTTGCAGACCAATGAAGACAGCGCGATCGCGCAAACGGTTTGGCAACTGGCGCAAGGGAAAAACATTTAA